A single Tenacibaculum sp. Bg11-29 DNA region contains:
- the ilvD gene encoding dihydroxy-acid dehydratase translates to MKLNKHSSRLTQDESQPASQAMLYAVGLTDEDMSKAQVGIASTGYDGNPCNMHLNNLAAEVKIETKIAGLVGLGFNTIGVSDGISMGTSGMNYSLASRDIIADSIETVMNAQSYDALVSVVGCDKNMPGAVIAMLRLNRPSIMMYGGTIASGNYKGKKLNIVSAFEALGQKVAGEIEEDEYREIIKRAIPGAGACGGMYTANTMASAIECMGFALPYNSSIPAENPNKLSEAERTALAIKTLLELDLKPLDIISKKSLENAMALVNALGGSTNAVLHFLAIAHAADIDFTLEDIQKVSDRTPLIADLKPSGKYLMEDVHAVGGTPAVMKYLLENGYLHGDCLTVTGKTLAENLANVKAMEFEDQDVIHPKDKALKTSGNIQIIYGNLATEGAVAKISGNEGLLFEGKAVVYDGEQAANTGISNGEVERGDVVVIRYVGPKGGPGMPEMLKPTSLIMGAGLGKSVALITDGRFSGGTHGFVVGHITPEAQSGGTIGLLKTGDKIKISAEDNSINVLLSDEELAERKAQWVVPALKHKKGILYKYAKTVASASKGCVTDAF, encoded by the coding sequence ATGAAATTAAACAAACACAGTAGTAGGTTAACACAAGATGAATCTCAACCAGCATCACAAGCAATGTTGTACGCAGTTGGTTTAACAGATGAAGACATGAGTAAAGCCCAGGTTGGTATTGCAAGTACTGGCTATGATGGTAACCCATGTAACATGCATTTAAATAATTTAGCTGCAGAAGTTAAAATTGAAACAAAAATTGCAGGTTTAGTTGGTTTAGGATTTAATACAATTGGAGTTTCTGATGGAATTTCGATGGGAACTTCAGGAATGAATTACTCGTTAGCGTCAAGAGATATTATTGCCGACTCTATAGAAACGGTTATGAATGCGCAAAGTTATGACGCATTAGTGTCGGTAGTTGGTTGTGATAAAAATATGCCAGGAGCAGTAATAGCAATGTTACGCTTAAACCGTCCATCAATTATGATGTATGGAGGAACAATTGCGTCTGGAAACTATAAAGGAAAGAAACTAAATATTGTTTCTGCTTTTGAAGCTTTAGGACAAAAAGTAGCAGGAGAAATAGAAGAAGATGAGTATAGAGAAATTATAAAAAGAGCAATCCCTGGGGCAGGCGCATGTGGTGGTATGTATACCGCAAATACGATGGCGTCGGCAATAGAATGTATGGGGTTTGCATTACCTTATAACTCATCAATACCAGCAGAAAACCCTAATAAATTATCTGAAGCAGAAAGAACAGCTTTAGCTATTAAAACCTTATTAGAATTAGATTTAAAACCTTTAGATATTATATCTAAAAAATCTTTAGAAAATGCAATGGCATTAGTAAATGCTTTAGGAGGTTCTACCAACGCGGTATTACACTTTTTAGCAATAGCACATGCTGCTGATATTGACTTTACTTTAGAAGATATTCAAAAAGTAAGTGATAGAACTCCATTAATTGCTGATTTAAAACCATCAGGGAAATATTTAATGGAAGATGTTCATGCAGTAGGAGGTACACCAGCCGTTATGAAGTATTTATTAGAGAATGGTTATTTACATGGTGATTGTTTAACTGTTACGGGAAAAACATTGGCTGAAAACTTAGCAAATGTTAAGGCGATGGAATTTGAAGATCAAGATGTAATTCATCCAAAAGATAAAGCTCTAAAAACATCAGGAAATATTCAAATAATTTATGGAAACCTGGCTACTGAAGGAGCTGTTGCTAAAATTTCAGGGAATGAAGGATTACTTTTTGAAGGGAAAGCAGTTGTATATGATGGAGAACAGGCAGCAAATACAGGTATTTCTAACGGAGAAGTAGAAAGAGGTGATGTGGTTGTAATTAGATATGTTGGACCAAAAGGAGGGCCAGGAATGCCAGAAATGTTAAAGCCAACTTCACTTATTATGGGTGCAGGTTTAGGAAAATCTGTAGCATTAATTACTGACGGTCGTTTTTCAGGAGGAACTCACGGATTTGTAGTAGGGCATATTACACCTGAAGCACAATCTGGAGGAACAATTGGTTTACTTAAAACTGGAGATAAAATTAAAATTAGTGCAGAAGACAATTCTATAAATGTATTACTTTCTGATGAGGAATTAGCAGAAAGAAAAGCACAATGGGTAGTACCTGCATTAAAGCATAAAAAAGGAATATTATACAAATACGCAAAAACAGTAGCATCAGCATCTAAAGGATGTGTAACTGATGCATTTTAA
- the ilvB gene encoding biosynthetic-type acetolactate synthase large subunit — translation MNTKTQTKPEIASKQKIHISGAEAVVRCLLEEGADLIYGYPGGAIMPVYDELYKYQDKINHVLTRHEQGATHAAQGFARATGKVGVAIATSGPGATNLITGIADAQIDSTPMVCITGQVASHLLGSDAFQETDIVGISTPVTKWNYQITKASEIPEIFAKAFYLAKSGRPGPVLIDITKDAQFETFDFEYEKCSSVRSYKAKPEVSLEDVKSAASLINRAKKPMIVFGQGVILGQAEEEFRAFIEKADIPSAWTILGLSALPTDHELNVGMVGMHGNYAPNVLTNECDLLIAVGMRFDDRVTGDLSRYAKQAKIIHFEIDPAEIDKNVKADVAVLGDVKESLAQILPLINENKHDQWLEEFTKLEAIEFEKVKKEDLYPTKDGLTMGEVLKEINIASGGDAIIVSDVGQHQMFACRYAKFNKTKSNITSGGLGTMGFALPAAIGAKMGMPEREVVMIAGDGGYQMTIQELGTILQNKTAVKIVVLNNEFLGMVRQWQQLFFDKRYASTEMTNPDFVAIAKGYSIDAKRVTKREELASTVKEMMESKEAYFLEVCVEKENNVFPMIETGASVSDIRLE, via the coding sequence ATGAATACAAAAACGCAAACAAAACCTGAAATAGCTTCAAAGCAGAAAATACATATTTCTGGAGCAGAAGCTGTTGTAAGATGCTTACTTGAAGAAGGAGCAGATTTAATTTATGGATACCCCGGTGGAGCAATTATGCCTGTATATGATGAGTTATACAAATACCAAGATAAAATTAACCATGTACTTACTCGACACGAGCAAGGAGCCACACATGCTGCACAAGGTTTTGCCAGAGCAACTGGTAAGGTAGGTGTAGCAATTGCAACTTCAGGTCCTGGGGCTACAAATTTAATTACAGGCATCGCAGATGCACAAATAGACTCTACACCAATGGTGTGCATAACAGGACAAGTCGCATCTCATTTATTAGGGTCAGATGCTTTTCAAGAGACTGATATTGTTGGTATTTCTACACCAGTAACTAAGTGGAATTATCAAATAACAAAAGCTTCTGAAATACCCGAAATTTTTGCAAAGGCATTTTATCTCGCAAAATCAGGTCGACCAGGACCTGTATTAATAGATATTACAAAAGACGCTCAGTTTGAAACTTTTGATTTTGAATATGAAAAATGTTCTTCGGTACGTAGTTATAAAGCTAAACCAGAAGTTAGTTTAGAAGACGTAAAATCTGCAGCATCCTTAATTAATAGAGCTAAAAAACCAATGATCGTTTTTGGTCAAGGTGTTATTTTAGGGCAAGCAGAAGAAGAATTTAGAGCATTTATTGAAAAAGCAGATATTCCATCAGCATGGACAATTTTAGGTTTGTCAGCATTACCGACAGATCATGAATTAAATGTGGGGATGGTAGGAATGCATGGTAATTATGCACCTAATGTATTAACAAATGAGTGCGATTTGCTAATAGCAGTAGGTATGCGTTTTGATGACCGTGTTACAGGAGATTTAAGTAGATATGCAAAACAAGCAAAGATTATTCATTTTGAAATAGACCCAGCCGAAATTGATAAAAATGTAAAAGCAGATGTTGCTGTTTTAGGTGATGTAAAAGAGAGTTTAGCTCAAATATTACCACTAATCAATGAAAATAAACACGATCAATGGTTAGAAGAGTTCACGAAGCTAGAAGCTATTGAATTCGAAAAAGTAAAGAAAGAAGATCTGTATCCAACGAAAGATGGTTTAACAATGGGGGAAGTTTTAAAGGAAATAAATATAGCTTCTGGGGGAGATGCTATTATTGTTTCTGATGTTGGACAGCACCAAATGTTTGCTTGTCGTTATGCTAAATTTAATAAAACTAAAAGTAATATTACTTCTGGAGGTTTAGGTACAATGGGGTTTGCGTTACCTGCTGCAATTGGAGCTAAAATGGGAATGCCAGAAAGAGAGGTTGTGATGATTGCTGGTGATGGAGGTTATCAAATGACAATTCAAGAGTTAGGAACTATTTTGCAGAATAAAACAGCAGTGAAAATAGTAGTGCTTAATAATGAGTTTTTAGGAATGGTACGTCAGTGGCAGCAATTATTTTTTGATAAAAGATACGCATCAACAGAGATGACCAATCCAGATTTTGTAGCAATTGCAAAAGGATATAGTATAGATGCAAAAAGAGTTACGAAAAGAGAAGAATTAGCGAGTACTGTTAAAGAAATGATGGAATCTAAAGAAGCTTATTTCTTAGAGGTTTGTGTAGAAAAAGAAAATAACGTATTTCCTATGATAGAAACAGGTGCATCTGTTTCAGATATAAGATTAGAATAA
- the ilvN gene encoding acetolactate synthase small subunit: MENKQTYTVSIYTENNVGLLNRISGIFLRRHINIESMNISKSEIKSVSRFTLLVKVTESQIKKIIGQVEKQVEVIKAYYHTDENTVYQESCLFKLSSNLLTENDEIQTIINSSKSRVININKDFFVLEKSGAKEEIEELYHTLDQHGIMQFVRSGRIAITKDEMKISTLLSINN; encoded by the coding sequence ATGGAAAATAAACAAACATATACAGTTTCTATTTATACAGAAAACAATGTTGGATTGTTAAATAGAATTTCAGGGATTTTTTTAAGAAGACATATTAATATTGAAAGCATGAATATTTCTAAATCAGAAATAAAAAGTGTTTCAAGATTTACACTGTTAGTTAAAGTAACAGAAAGTCAAATAAAAAAGATTATAGGTCAAGTAGAAAAACAAGTTGAGGTTATTAAAGCGTATTACCATACTGATGAAAATACGGTATATCAAGAATCTTGCTTATTTAAATTGAGTTCTAATTTATTAACAGAAAATGACGAAATTCAGACTATAATAAATAGTAGTAAGTCTAGAGTAATTAATATAAATAAAGATTTTTTTGTACTTGAAAAATCAGGGGCTAAAGAAGAAATAGAAGAATTATACCATACGTTAGATCAACATGGTATTATGCAATTTGTTAGATCAGGACGAATTGCAATTACTAAAGACGAAATGAAAATATCAACATTATTATCAATAAACAACTAA
- the ilvC gene encoding ketol-acid reductoisomerase yields MATNYFNTLSLAGKLEQLAKCRFMDASEFSEGVSALKGKKVVIIGCGAQGLNQGLNMRDSGLDVSYALRGAAIEEKRASFKNASENNFNVDTFEILIPTADLVLNLTPDKQHTRVVKTVMPLMKKGATLSYSHGFNIVEEGMQIREDLTVIMVAPKCPGTEVREEYKRGFGVPTLIAVHPENDPENKGWSQAKAYAVATGGHKAGVLESSFVAEVKSDLMGEQTILCGVLQTASILSFERMVEEGIDPTYASKLIQYGWEVITEALKHGGITNMMDRLSNPAKIKAFEISEELKTILAPLFTKHMDDIMSGHFSRTMMEDWANDDVNLLSWRAATGETSFEKTTATEIEFSEQEYFDHGTLMVAFVRAGVELAYDNMVASGIKAESAYYESLHELPLIANTVARKKLYEMNRIISDTAEYGCYLFDHAAKPMLVDFMKDVDTSVIGKSFTSSNEVDNLDLIAVNNTIQGHPIEAIGKTLRASMTAMKTIDQEEEKEAVVFH; encoded by the coding sequence ATGGCAACAAATTATTTCAATACATTATCATTAGCAGGAAAGTTAGAGCAACTAGCAAAATGTAGATTCATGGACGCTTCAGAATTTTCTGAAGGAGTTAGCGCTTTAAAAGGTAAAAAAGTAGTAATTATTGGTTGTGGAGCTCAAGGTTTAAATCAAGGTTTAAATATGAGAGATTCTGGTTTAGATGTTTCTTACGCTTTGCGTGGTGCTGCAATTGAAGAAAAAAGAGCTTCTTTTAAAAATGCATCTGAGAACAATTTTAATGTAGATACTTTTGAAATATTAATCCCTACAGCAGATTTAGTTTTAAACTTAACACCAGATAAACAGCATACAAGAGTTGTTAAAACAGTAATGCCTTTAATGAAAAAAGGTGCTACATTATCTTATTCTCACGGTTTTAATATTGTAGAAGAAGGAATGCAAATCCGTGAAGATTTAACAGTAATTATGGTTGCGCCTAAGTGTCCTGGTACCGAGGTAAGAGAAGAATATAAAAGAGGTTTTGGAGTGCCAACTTTAATCGCTGTACATCCAGAAAATGATCCTGAAAATAAAGGATGGTCTCAAGCAAAAGCATATGCAGTTGCAACAGGTGGTCATAAAGCAGGAGTATTAGAATCATCATTCGTTGCAGAGGTTAAGTCTGATTTAATGGGAGAACAAACTATTTTATGTGGTGTGTTACAAACAGCTTCTATTTTATCATTTGAAAGAATGGTTGAAGAAGGAATTGATCCTACGTATGCATCTAAATTGATTCAATATGGATGGGAAGTTATTACTGAAGCTTTAAAGCATGGAGGAATAACAAACATGATGGACCGTTTATCAAACCCAGCTAAAATTAAAGCTTTTGAAATTTCAGAAGAATTGAAAACTATTTTAGCACCATTATTTACAAAGCATATGGATGATATTATGTCAGGTCATTTTTCAAGAACAATGATGGAAGATTGGGCTAATGATGATGTTAATTTATTATCATGGAGAGCAGCTACAGGAGAAACTTCTTTTGAAAAAACAACAGCTACAGAAATAGAGTTTAGTGAACAAGAATATTTTGATCACGGTACTTTAATGGTTGCTTTTGTAAGAGCAGGAGTAGAGTTAGCTTATGATAACATGGTGGCATCAGGTATTAAGGCTGAGTCAGCTTATTACGAATCTTTACACGAATTACCATTAATAGCGAATACCGTAGCAAGAAAGAAATTATATGAAATGAATCGTATTATTTCTGATACCGCTGAGTATGGATGTTATTTATTTGATCATGCAGCTAAACCAATGTTAGTTGATTTTATGAAAGATGTTGATACTTCTGTTATAGGTAAATCATTTACATCTTCTAATGAAGTAGATAATTTAGATTTAATTGCTGTAAACAATACAATTCAAGGACATCCAATTGAGGCTATTGGTAAAACATTAAGAGCGTCAATGACAGCCATGAAAACAATAGATCAAGAAGAAGAAAAAGAAGCAGTAGTTTTTCATTAA
- a CDS encoding aspartate aminotransferase family protein has translation MKDDFLKYQGQTTPHPLAIEISHANGSYIYNTSGEKMLDFVAGVSANTLGHNHPKVTTAIKNQLDSYTHVMVYGEFIQRPQLELCKALAKTLPENLSSVYIVNSGTEATEGALKLAKRFTGRSEMITAKNGYHGNTQGAMSVCGAEQQNRAFRPLIPGVKFIEFNNEVDLTKITTKTAGVILETIQGGAGFIEPKNNYLTKVKERCEEVGALLILDEIQTGIGRTGKFWGFENYNVTPNIIITGKGLGGGMPIGAFIASFEIMNCLKEDPKLGHITTFGGHPVIASAGLATVKEITESNLIEETLRKEKLIRAKFKNHAAIKEIRGRGLMLALLVESPEAASKIILNCLDKGLILFWLLFEGNAIRITPPLTISDEEINEGCNLILNELNNL, from the coding sequence GTGAAAGACGATTTTTTAAAATATCAAGGGCAAACAACACCACATCCTTTAGCAATTGAAATATCACATGCTAATGGTAGCTACATATATAATACTAGCGGAGAAAAAATGTTAGATTTTGTTGCTGGTGTATCTGCAAATACCTTGGGGCACAATCACCCCAAAGTTACTACTGCTATAAAAAATCAATTAGACTCTTATACACATGTTATGGTATATGGAGAGTTTATACAAAGACCTCAACTAGAGTTGTGCAAGGCACTAGCAAAAACATTACCTGAAAACTTATCTTCTGTTTACATCGTTAATTCAGGAACTGAAGCTACCGAAGGTGCTTTAAAATTAGCAAAACGCTTTACAGGTAGAAGTGAAATGATTACTGCTAAAAATGGATATCATGGTAATACGCAAGGTGCAATGAGTGTTTGTGGTGCTGAACAACAAAATCGTGCATTTCGCCCTTTAATTCCTGGTGTTAAATTTATTGAATTTAATAATGAGGTTGATTTAACCAAAATCACCACAAAAACAGCAGGTGTTATTTTAGAAACTATTCAAGGTGGTGCTGGTTTTATTGAACCTAAAAACAACTATTTAACGAAGGTAAAAGAACGTTGTGAAGAAGTTGGTGCTTTATTAATTTTAGATGAAATTCAAACCGGTATTGGACGTACAGGGAAATTTTGGGGCTTTGAGAATTACAATGTTACTCCTAATATTATTATAACGGGTAAAGGTTTAGGTGGTGGAATGCCAATTGGTGCATTTATTGCTTCTTTTGAAATTATGAATTGCCTTAAAGAAGATCCAAAATTAGGGCATATTACTACTTTTGGTGGGCATCCAGTAATTGCAAGTGCTGGTTTAGCTACAGTAAAAGAAATTACGGAATCAAACCTCATCGAAGAAACACTAAGAAAAGAGAAATTAATTAGAGCTAAATTTAAAAATCATGCGGCTATTAAAGAAATTAGAGGACGCGGATTAATGTTAGCTTTATTAGTTGAATCTCCTGAAGCAGCATCAAAAATTATTTTAAATTGTTTAGATAAAGGTTTAATTTTATTTTGGTTACTTTTTGAAGGAAATGCTATAAGAATCACACCTCCATTAACTATTTCTGATGAAGAAATTAACGAAGGATGTAATCTTATTTTAAATGAATTAAATAATCTTTAA
- the ilvA gene encoding threonine ammonia-lyase IlvA, with the protein MQVNTTYSPTIKAIKEAVATLKGVAIETPLFKNYIYSEKFKANIFLKREDLQQVRSYKIRGAYNKISSITEEQRRNGIVCASAGNHAQGVAFACKKLKIHGTIVMPAPTPKQKVEQVRMFGGDYVDIELSGDTFDDAYKFAKHVCDTLGKTFVHPFDDEKIIEGQATVGLEMINQSKETIDYVFVPVGGGGLASGLSSVFKLLSPSTKIIGVEPEGAPSMKTSISANRNVRLEKIDKFIDGAAVQQVGNLTFDICKENLHDMITVPEGKVCQTILDLYNREAIVVEPAGALTITALDFFADEIKGKNVVCVISGSNNDITRTAEIKERALLYGKLKHYFIIRFPQRAGALKEFVIDVLGENDDITYFEYSKKTSKENAPAVVGIELVKSEDLAPLIARMKTLNFYGEYLNDKPNLFEFLV; encoded by the coding sequence ATGCAAGTAAACACCACATATTCACCAACAATAAAGGCAATTAAGGAGGCTGTAGCTACACTAAAAGGTGTAGCTATAGAAACTCCTTTATTTAAAAATTATATTTATTCAGAAAAGTTTAAGGCAAATATTTTCCTTAAAAGAGAAGACCTACAACAGGTTAGATCTTATAAAATTAGAGGAGCATATAATAAAATTAGTTCGATAACTGAAGAGCAACGACGTAATGGAATTGTTTGTGCAAGTGCTGGAAATCATGCGCAAGGTGTTGCTTTTGCTTGTAAGAAACTTAAAATTCATGGTACTATTGTAATGCCAGCTCCTACACCAAAACAAAAAGTAGAGCAAGTTAGAATGTTTGGTGGCGATTATGTTGATATCGAATTATCTGGTGATACTTTTGATGATGCTTATAAGTTTGCAAAACATGTATGTGATACTTTAGGTAAAACATTTGTACACCCTTTTGATGATGAAAAAATTATAGAAGGTCAGGCAACTGTTGGTTTAGAGATGATAAACCAATCTAAAGAAACTATAGATTATGTATTTGTTCCTGTAGGAGGAGGAGGATTAGCTTCAGGGCTGTCTAGTGTATTCAAATTACTGTCTCCAAGTACAAAAATAATAGGAGTAGAGCCAGAAGGAGCACCATCTATGAAAACATCTATTTCAGCCAATAGAAATGTTAGGTTAGAAAAAATAGATAAGTTTATTGACGGTGCAGCAGTACAACAAGTAGGAAATTTAACTTTTGATATCTGTAAAGAAAATTTACATGATATGATAACGGTTCCTGAAGGAAAAGTATGTCAAACCATTTTAGATTTATACAATAGAGAAGCTATTGTAGTAGAGCCAGCAGGTGCTTTAACAATAACAGCTTTAGATTTTTTTGCTGATGAAATTAAAGGTAAAAATGTTGTTTGTGTTATAAGCGGCAGTAATAACGATATAACAAGAACTGCAGAAATTAAAGAACGCGCATTATTATATGGTAAATTAAAGCACTATTTTATCATTCGTTTTCCGCAAAGAGCAGGAGCATTAAAAGAATTTGTAATAGACGTTTTAGGAGAGAACGATGATATTACATATTTTGAATACTCAAAGAAAACGAGTAAAGAAAATGCACCAGCTGTAGTAGGTATTGAGCTTGTTAAGAGTGAAGACTTAGCACCTTTAATAGCTAGAATGAAAACATTAAATTTTTACGGTGAATACTTAAATGATAAACCGAATTTATTTGAATTTTTAGTTTAA
- a CDS encoding OstA-like protein has product MKKLFLLTFLLFSIGSSSQSKRIKILSTQLSTADEEKYPGATILSGKVKMEHEGATLDCQRALFYKKENIFKAVGEVVIEQGDSIIQYSDFAIYNGATKKAKSWGNVEINDKEMKMSTDTLHFDRVNQILYYPNGGTIRDKKNTLKSIKGTYFLKDKKFTAKSRVTVVNPDNNLESDHLDYYTNSNLAYLYGPSTVTNLKDSTRIYSERGFYDTNTDISYFVKNAKLFLKERTISADSLYYDKRKGFASATNRIKVVDTLQKMVTKGNYAELYEKKDSLFIIDRAVAITVLDKDSMYVAGDKILLTGKPEKRIVRIFKNVKIFKSDLQGKCDSIHTSQTTGLTRLFNNPILWSGKSQITGDSIQLLTNKKTNKLDSLKVLQNAFMIQKDSLSDDNFNQIKGRNIYGKFEKNDLRNMLVKGNAESLYFNRNDDSKKLETITKEIASDIEFTLEKNEIIETKYFKESEGKTFPPSKFPSEEKKFKGFIWRENEQPKTVEDIFVKDKNAVISNDKKNNLTVKKARENLIRESVKKQKSKKLELPNFK; this is encoded by the coding sequence TTGAAAAAATTATTTCTTTTAACTTTTTTATTATTCTCTATAGGAAGTTCTTCCCAATCAAAAAGAATAAAAATACTTTCTACGCAACTAAGTACTGCTGATGAAGAAAAATACCCTGGAGCCACTATACTTAGCGGTAAAGTAAAAATGGAACATGAAGGTGCCACCTTAGATTGTCAAAGAGCTTTATTTTATAAGAAAGAAAATATTTTTAAAGCAGTAGGAGAAGTTGTTATAGAGCAAGGTGATAGTATTATTCAATATAGTGATTTTGCTATTTATAATGGAGCTACTAAAAAAGCAAAATCTTGGGGAAATGTTGAAATCAACGATAAAGAAATGAAAATGAGTACTGACACGCTTCATTTCGATAGGGTAAATCAAATTTTATATTATCCAAACGGAGGAACAATTCGTGATAAAAAAAACACCTTAAAAAGTATTAAAGGAACTTATTTTTTAAAAGATAAAAAATTTACTGCTAAATCTAGAGTTACCGTAGTAAACCCTGATAATAATTTAGAATCTGATCATTTAGATTATTATACAAATTCTAACTTAGCTTACTTATACGGACCAAGTACTGTTACTAATTTAAAAGACAGTACTAGAATTTATTCTGAAAGAGGTTTTTACGATACAAATACAGATATTTCATACTTTGTAAAAAATGCTAAGCTTTTTTTAAAAGAACGAACAATTTCTGCCGATAGTTTATACTATGATAAACGTAAAGGTTTTGCTTCTGCAACAAACCGAATAAAAGTTGTTGATACGCTTCAAAAAATGGTTACTAAAGGTAATTATGCTGAATTATACGAAAAAAAAGATTCCCTTTTTATTATTGATAGAGCTGTTGCTATTACCGTATTAGATAAAGATTCTATGTATGTTGCTGGTGATAAAATTTTATTAACAGGTAAACCAGAAAAAAGAATTGTAAGAATTTTTAAAAATGTAAAAATTTTTAAATCTGATTTACAAGGAAAATGCGATTCTATTCACACAAGCCAAACAACAGGTTTAACACGATTATTTAATAATCCTATTTTATGGTCTGGTAAAAGTCAAATTACAGGAGATAGTATTCAACTATTAACCAATAAAAAAACAAATAAACTAGACTCTTTAAAAGTATTACAAAATGCCTTTATGATTCAAAAAGACTCTTTATCTGATGATAATTTTAATCAAATAAAAGGTAGAAACATTTATGGTAAGTTTGAAAAAAATGACTTAAGAAACATGCTTGTTAAGGGTAATGCGGAGTCTTTATATTTTAATAGAAATGATGACAGTAAGAAGCTAGAAACTATCACTAAAGAAATTGCAAGTGATATTGAATTTACTTTAGAAAAAAATGAAATCATTGAAACAAAGTATTTTAAAGAATCCGAAGGAAAAACGTTTCCCCCTTCTAAATTCCCTTCCGAAGAGAAAAAATTTAAAGGTTTTATTTGGAGAGAAAATGAACAACCTAAAACAGTTGAAGACATTTTTGTAAAAGATAAAAATGCCGTTATATCTAATGATAAAAAAAATAATTTGACGGTAAAAAAAGCAAGAGAAAATTTAATTAGAGAAAGTGTAAAAAAACAAAAGAGCAAAAAACTAGAGCTTCCAAATTTCAAATAA